One Ricinus communis isolate WT05 ecotype wild-type chromosome 1, ASM1957865v1, whole genome shotgun sequence DNA window includes the following coding sequences:
- the LOC8282122 gene encoding phospholipase A1 PLIP1, chloroplastic, with product MASTSMTIPSSPGTTTPRNVFKEHSGLSRSNSSKDLCNQGILQRSFSENHLCCAANSIRATGVQPKLKSSRSFGIFPFQISSSIIPSSFEIVPHSLRTLFDPETSKGMELMEKNDKVPETSGEGNEEKEVNRANWMERLLEIRSRWKNRQQKEDIDVDDLCDVEENGDCSCYDDVDGCVVDYNFEKEGEETKYDHKTFSRFLAHVPWSDIKPISKLAFLCNMAYVIPEIKAKDLRRYYGLQFVTSSLEKKAEAAATKAKLNQDSMHLPVVSLTKSDLEETKDSEQRLAVRSSVYGIAASAASYVQSRAKGYSSCGSQEECDCSDSYRNGVQPDEEGESSPRVYKSEVAAVVAASTMTAVVAAGEKEKQEAATALQSLHSSPCEWFICDDVSTYTRCFVIQGSDSLASWQANLFFEPTKFEGTDVLVHRGIYEAAKGIYEQFMPEIVEHLNKHGERAKLQFTGHSLGGSLSLLVNLMLLTRKVVKPCTLRPVVTFGSPFVFCGGQKILKDLGLDDSHVHCVMMHRDIVPRAFSCNYPNHVAQVLKRLNGSFRSHPCLIKNKLLYTPLGKIFILQPDEKSSPPHPFLPAGGALYELDKKQHGYSPSVLNAFLNCPHPLETLSDPSAYGSEGTILRDHDSSNYLKAVNSVLRQNTKALVLKARKERSLIWPLLASPSPHSWNNENNLESSTLVAKKVMTV from the exons ATGGCAAGCACTTCTATGACAATCCCTTCATCCCCAGGAACCACGACTCCAAGAAATGTTTTCAAAGAACACAGTGGTCTTAGCCGTTCAAACTCTTCCAAAGATTTATGCAACCAAGGCATCCTCCAAAGATCGTTTTCAGAAAACCATCTTTGTTGCGCTGCTAACAGCATACGTGCCACAGGGGTGCAGCCTAAGCTAAAGAGCAGTCGTTCATTTGGGATTTTTCCATTCCAGATTTCTAGCTCCATAATCCCTAGCTCATTTGAGATAGTCCCTCACTCACTTCGAACATTGTTTGATCCAGAAACAAGCAAAGGCATGGAGCTAATGGAGAAAAATGATAAAGTCCCTGAAACTTCAGGGGAGGgcaatgaagaaaaagaagtgaaTAGAGCAAATTGGATGGAGAGACTACTGGAGATTAGGAGTCGCTGGAAGAATAGGCAGCAAAAAGAGGACATAGATGTAGATGACCTTTGTGATGTTGAAGAAAATGGAGACTGCAGCTGTTATGACGATGTGGATGGGTGCGTGGTGGATTACAACTTCGAAAAGGAAGGAGAAGAAACGAAATATGATCACAAAacattttcaagatttttggCTCATGTACCATGGTCCGATATCAAGCCAATCTCTAAGTTGGCTTTCTTGTGCAACATGGCTTATGTTATACCTGAGATTAAG GCCAAAGATTTGAGAAGATATTATGGCTTACAATTTGTAACATCCTCACTAGAAAAGAAAGCAGAGGCAGCTGCCACTAAAGCAAAACTCAATCAGGACTCCATGCATTTACCTGTTGTTTCTCTTACCAAATCCGATCTGGAGGAAACCAAGGACTCTGAGCAGAGGCTTGCAGTACGCTCATCTGTCTATGGGATTGCTGCTTCAGCAGCATCTTATGTCCAATCACGTGCAAAAGGCTATTCATCTTGTGGCTCTCAGGAGGAGTGTGACTGTTCAGATTCATATAGAAATGGGGTTCAACCAGATGAGGAGGGAGAGAGCTCACCCCGAGTATATAAATCAGAGGTGGCTGCAGTGGTTGCAGCATCAACAATGACTGCAGTGGTGGCAGCAGGGGAGAAGGAAAAACAGGAGGCAGCAACAGCCCTTCAATCACTTCATTCCTCACCTTGTGAATGGTTTATTTGTGACGATGTTAGCACATATACTCGCTGCTTTGTGATTCAG GGATCCGACTCCCTGGCGTCCTGGCAAGCAAACCTATTCTTTGAACCTACTAAATTTGAG GGGACAGATGTGCTTGTTCACAGAGGAATTTATGAAGCAGCAAAAGGAATATATGAGCAGTTTATGCCAGAGATAGTAGAACACTTAAACAAACATGGAGAACGTGCAAAGCTTCAATTTACAGGCCATTCCCTTGGCGGTAGTCTCTCCCTTCTGGTCAACTTGATGCTACTGACTAGGAAGGTTGTCAAACCCTGTACTCTTCGACCAGTGGTCACTTTTGGCTCGCCATTTGTGTTCTGTGGAGGCCAAAAGATACTGAAGGATTTGGGGTTGGATGACAGTCATGTTCACTGTGTGATGATGCATAGAGATATTGTCCCAAGAGCTTTTTCCTGCAACTACCCCAACCATGTTGCACAAGTCCTCAAACGTTTAAATGGCTCCTTCAGATCACACCCTTGTCTAATAAAGAAT AAACTCTTGTACACTCCACttggtaaaatatttatcctCCAACCTGACGAGAAATCATCTCCTCCACACCCTTTCCTCCCTGCTGGTGGTGCTCTCTATGAGTTAGACAAGAAACAACACGGCTACTCTCCAAGCGTACTAAATGCATTCCTCAACTGTCCACACCCATTGGAAACTCTTAGTGATCCTTCAGCTTATGGTTCAGAAGGTACAATCTTAAGAGATCATGATTCAAGCAACTACTTGAAGGCTGTGAATAGTGTTCTAAGACAAAATACAAAAGCTCTTGTTCTcaaagcaagaaaagaaagaagtttgATCTGGCCTCTGCTCGCTTCACCGTCACCGCATTCATGGAACAACGAAAACAATTTAGAGAGCAGTACATTAGTGGCCAAGAAAGTAATGACTGTGTGA
- the LOC8282125 gene encoding pentatricopeptide repeat-containing protein At4g01030, mitochondrial has translation MDKLAPFYSPYNPPLNQNPLTHNSKSRISSPPSLSLAPTPTSPDTTTTTTPLSASPSPQQMNVPKFQSLDSSSDVKTLDSINAMHAQLIKTCSMWNSDSNARTLITSYLELGDFRSSAMVFFVGFARNYVMWSSFMEEFENCGGDPIQVLNVFKELHSKGVTFDSGMVTVVLKICIRVMDLWLGLEVHASLIKRGFELDTYVRSALLSYYERCWSLEIANQVFHDMPDRDGLFWNEAIMINLKNERFGNAIELFRGMQFSFAKADASTVLKMLQACGKEEALNEGKQIHGYVIKHALESNLWISNSLISMYSRNGKIILSRRVFDSMKDHNLSSWNSIISSYTALGYLNGAWKLFHEMESSSVKPDIITWNCLLSGHALHGSYKEVLMILQKMQVTGFRPNSSSITSVLQTVTELRLLKIGKGIHGYVIRNRLNPDLYVEASLLDMYVKNNCLATSQAVFDNMKNRNIVAWNSLITGYAYKGLFDDAKRLLNKMKEEGIRADIVTWNGLVSGYSIWGHNEEALAVINEIKSSGLTPNVVSWTALISGCSQNGNYKESLEFFIQMQQEGIKPNSTTVSSLLKTCGGLSLLKKGKEIHCLSVKSGFTGDIYIATALVDMYSKSGNLKSAREVFKRTKNKTLACWNCMIMGFAIYGLGKEAISLYDEMLGAGILPDSITFTALLSACKNSGLVDKGWNYFDSMSKDYGLEPTIEHYSCMVDLLGRAGYLDEAWDFIQTMPLKPDASIWGAFLGSCRIHTNLEFAETAAKELFKLEPYNSANYHLMMNLYAMSNRWEDVEGVRGLMDEKGVKSRKVWSWIQIDKTVHIFSAGGKSHQDEGEIYFELYQLVSELKEVGYVPDINCVYLDIDEEEKKKALLSHTEKLAITYGLIKAKGNAPLRVIKNTRICSDCHKAVKLISLVRNVEIFLRDGTRFHHFKAGKCSCNDFW, from the coding sequence ATGGACAAGCTAGCTCCATTTTATAGCCCCTATAATCCACCCCTAAATCAAAACCCACTTACCCACAACTCCAAATCAAGAATTTCATCACctccttctctttctcttgcTCCTACACCCACCTCCCCTgatactactactactactacccCCCTCTCTGCCTCACCGTCACCACAGCAGATGAACGTACCAAAATTTCAATCTTTAGATAGCTCGAGTGATGTTAAAACACTTGATTCCATTAACGCAATGCATGCCCAGTTGATAAAAACTTGCAGCATGTGGAATTCTGATTCCAATGCTAGAACTTTGATCACCTCTTATTTGGAACTTGGTGATTTTAGGTCTTCTGCGATGGTTTTCTTTGTGGGTTTTGCAAGGAATTATGTTATGTGGAGTTCTTTCATGGAGGAATTTGAGAACTGTGGAGGTGATCCAATTCAGGTACTTAATGTTTTTAAGGAATTGCATTCTAAGGGAGTGACTTTTGATAGTGGAATGGTTACTGtagttttgaaaatttgcaTTAGGGTAATGGATTTATGGCTGGGTTTGGAAGTTCATGCTAGTTTGATAAAAAGAGGCTTTGAATTGGATACTTACGTAAGGAGTGCATTATTGAGTTATTATGAGAGGTGTTGGagcttggaaattgctaatCAAGTATTTCATGATATGCCAGATAGAGATGGTCTCTTCTGGAATGAGGCTATTATGATCAATCTGAAAAATGAGAGATTTGGTAATGCAATAGAGCTGTTTAGAGGAATGCAGTTCTCCTTTGCAAAAGCAGATGCAAGTACAGTTTTGAAGATGCTACAAGCTTGTGGAAAGGAGGAAGCTCTTAATGAAGGAAAGCAGATACATGGGTatgtcattaaacatgcaCTGGAATCAAATTTGTGGATAAGTAATTCCTTGATTAGCATGTACTCTAGAAATGGTAAAATTATACTATCTAGAAGAGTTTTTGATTCAATGAAAGATCATAACTTGTCTTCATGGAATTCAATTATCTCAAGCTATACTGCATTAGGTTACTTGAATGGTGCTTGGAAGCTTTTTCATGAGATGGAATCATCTAGTGTAAAACCTGACATAATAACCTGGAATTGCCTATTATCAGGTCATGCTCTTCATGGCTCATATAAAGAAGTTCTCatgattttacaaaaaatgCAAGTTACAGGTTTTAGACCAAATTCAAGCTCCATTACTAGTGTTCTTCAAACTGTCACCGAACTGAGGCTCTTAAAAATCGGAAAAGGAATTCATGGCTATGTGATAAGAAATCGGCTTAATCCCGATTTATATGTGGAAGCTTCATTGCTGGACATGTACGTGAAGAATAATTGCTTAGCCACTTCTCAGGCAGTTTTTGATAATATGAAGAACAGGAATATTGTTGCTTGGAATTCGTTAATAACCGGTTATGCATACAAGGGTCTTTTTGATGATGCTAAAAGACTgttgaataaaatgaaagagGAAGGAATTAGAGCAGATATAGTTACATGGAATGGCCTAGTTTCTGGGTACTCAATATGGGGCCATAATGAGGAAGCTTTGGCTGTGATTAATGAAATCAAGAGTTCAGGATTAACTCCAAATGTGGTTTCATGGACTGCTCTCATATCAGGCTGTTCGCAGAATGGTAATTATAAGGAATCCTTAGAGTTTTTCATCCAAATGCAACAAGAAGGTATTAAGCCAAACTCTACCACTGTATCCAGCTTACTCAAGACTTGTGGAGGCCTATCTCTGTTAAAAAAGGGTAAAGAAATTCACTGCCTCAGTGTAAAAAGTGGCTTCACAGGAGATATTTATATAGCCACAGCACTCGTTGACATGTACAGCAAGTCAGGCAACTTAAAGAGTGCTCGTGAAGTTTTCAAGAGGACTAAGAACAAAACATTAGCCTGTTGGAATTGCATGATTATGGGATTTGCCATTTATGGGCTGGGGAAAGAGGCAATTTCACTCTATGATGAAATGCTAGGAGCAGGTATCCTGCCAGATTCCATAACCTTTACCGCTCTACTCTCAGCATGCAAGAACTCAGGTTTAGTTGATAAAGGATGGAATTATTTTGATAGTATGAGCAAAGATTATGGTTTAGAGCCAACGATTGAGCATTACTCTTGCATGGTGGATCTGCTTGGAAGAGCTGGCTATCTCGATGAAGCTTGGGACTTCATTCAGACAATGCCATTAAAGCCAGATGCCAGTATTTGGGGTGCTTTCCTTGGATCCTGCAGAATCCATACAAACTTGGAGTTTGCAGAGACAGCGGCTAAGGAACTCTTCAAGTTGGAACCATATAATTCTGCTAATTATCATCTGATGATGAACTTATATGCAATGTCAAACAGATGGGAAGACGTGGAGGGTGTCAGAGGTCTCATGGACGAGAAAGGGGTGAAAAGCAGGAAAGTCTGGAGCTGGATACAAATTGATAAAACAGTTCATATTTTCTCTGCAGGGGGAAAATCCCATCAAGACGAAGGCGAAATATACTTTGAGTTGTATCAGCTGGTTTCAGAACTGAAAGAAGTTGGATACGTGCCTGACATCAATTGTGTATATCTGGACATTgatgaggaagaaaagaagaaggcGCTCCTCAGTCACACTGAAAAACTCGCTATTACTTATGGACTGATCAAGGCAAAAGGTAATGCGCCTCTAAGAGtgataaagaacacaagaatATGTTCTGATTGCCACAAAGCAGTGAAACTCATCTCGCTGGTGCGAAATGTTGAGATTTTCCTCAGAGATGGAACTCGGTTTCACCATTTCAAGGCAGGCAAATGTTCTTGCAATGACTTCTGGTAG
- the LOC8282127 gene encoding protein WHAT'S THIS FACTOR 1 homolog, chloroplastic — MEPKLLLSSVNGSPSTSLPFFLSYKSDFFEKSKFSVKSHFSSSNFSVAKSQFLGKSLVFEEKSSQFGSTLRKTHAPFAPVRAVVKRRKELSFDNVIQRDKKLKLVLKIRKILVSQPDRIMSLRQLGKYRRELGLKKQRRFIALLKQFPAVFEIVEEGAFCLQFKLTPEAERLYLEELKVRNEMEDLLVVKLRKLLMMSMDKRILLEKIAHLKNDFGLPVEFRDTICHRYPQYFRVVATERGPALELTHWDPELAVSAAELSEEENRARELQEKDLIIDRPLKFNRVKLPKGLQLSKSEMRRICQFRDMPFISPYADFSHLKSGTPEKEKHACAVVHEILSLCVEKKTLVDHFTHFREEFRFSQQLRGMLIRHPDMFYVSLKGDRDSVFLRKAYRDSHLVDKDRLLLIKEKLRSLVSVPRFPRRGAINKNADKENGSDEQEDASGEEGEDWSDIDSYMSGDGLDDDGDDDDDNEDDWSDEEDDTPPDFDEDDDSVRIHVSTSNNQSDNSTKNEKKVLVPAFPDGQPRERW, encoded by the coding sequence ATGGAACCCAAACTCTTGCTGTCCTCAGTTAATGGCTCACCGTCTACTTCTTtgcctttctttctttcatacaaatctgatttttttgaaaaatctaagTTCTCTGTTAAATCCCATTTTTCCTCTTCAAATTTCTCCGTAGCGAAGTCTCAATTTTTGGGAAAAAGTTTGGTGTTTGAAGAGAAAAGTAGTCAATTTGGAAGTACTCTTAGGAAAACTCATGCCCCATTTGCACCTGTAAGAGCGGTTGTGAAGAGACGAAAAGAGCTCTCCTTTGACAATGTCATTCAAAGGGACAAGAAGCTTAAATTGGTACTGAAGATAAGGAAGATTCTTGTGAGTCAACCTGATAGAATTATGTCACTTAGGCAATTAGGTAAGTACAGAAGAGAATTGGGTCTTAAGAAACAACGTCGATTTATTGCTTTGCTGAAGCAGTTCCCTGCTGTGTTTGAAATTGTGGAAGAAGGAGCTTTTTGTTTGCAATTCAAATTGACACCTGAAGCTGAAAGACTTTACCTTGAGGAGTTGAAGGTTAGGAATGAGATGGAGGATCTGCTGGTTGTTAAGTTGAGGAAACTATTGATGATGTCGATGGATAAGCGCATTTTGTTGGAGAAAATAGCCCATTTGAAGAATGATTTTGGGTTGCCTGTTGAATTTCGTGACACCATTTGTCATAGATACCCACAGTATTTTAGAGTTGTTGCTACTGAAAGAGGGCCAGCACTAGAATTAACTCACTGGGATCCTGAGCTTGCAGTATCAGCTGCTGAATTATCTGAAGAGGAGAATAGGGCCAGAGAACTACAAGAGAAAGATCTAATCATTGATAGACCTCTTAAATTTAATAGGGTGAAGCTGCCTAAGGGTCTACAGCTTTCTAAGAGTGAAATGAGAAGGATTTGTCAGTTCAGAGACATGCCTTTTATATCCCCTTATGCAGATTTTTCCCATTTGAAATCTGGTACGCCAGAGAAGGAAAAGCATGCTTGTGCAGTTGTTCATGAGATTTTGAGTCTGTGTGTTGAGAAGAAGACCCTTGTGGATCACTTTACTCATTTCCGAGAGGAGTTTAGATTCTCTCAGCAGCTGAGAGGGATGCTAATAAGGCATCCTGACATGTTTTATGTGTCCTTGAAAGGTGATAGAGATTCAGTTTTCCTCAGGAAAGCATATCGTGATTCCCATTTGGTGGATAAAGATCGGTTGTTGCTTATCAAAGAGAAGCTTCGTTCTCTTGTTTCTGTTCCTAGATTCCCAAGGCGGGGGGCTATCAATAAGAATGCtgataaagaaaatggaagtGATGAGCAAGAAGATGCAAGCGGTGAGGAAGGTGAAGATTGGTCTGATATTGACAGTTACATGAGTGGTGATGGActtgatgatgatggtgatgatgatgatgacaatgaagatgattggagtgatgaagaagatgataCGCCCCCAGAttttgatgaagatgatgacaGTGTGAGGATTCATGTtagcacatcaaataaccagTCAGATAATTCaacaaagaatgaaaagaaagtgCTAGTTCCCGCATTTCCTGATGGCCAACCACGAGAACGTTGGTAA
- the LOC8282124 gene encoding abscisic acid receptor PYL9, giving the protein MNCGDVYSVVESQYIRRHHRHQPMENQCTSALVKHIKAPVHLVWSLVRRFDQPQKYKPFVSRCVVSGELGIGSVREVNVKSGLPATTSTEMLELLDDEEHILGIKIVGGDHRLKNYSSIMTVHPEVIDGRPGTLVIESFVVDVPDGNTKDETCYFVKALIKCNLKSLADVSERMAVQDCVEPINRF; this is encoded by the exons ATGAACTGTGGTGATGTTTACAGCGTTGTTGAATCACAGTACATACGGAGACACCATAGGCATCAGCCTATGGAAAATCAGTGCACTTCTGCTCTTGTTAAGCATATCAAAGCTCCTGTTCATCTT GTATGGTCACTTGTGAGGCGATTTGATCAGCCACAAAAATACAAGCCATTCGTGAGTAGGTGTGTAGTGAGTGGTGAATTAGGGATTGGAAGTGTTAGAGAAGTTAATGTTAAATCTGGACTCCCTGCTACTACTAGCACCGAGATGCTAGAACTCCTTGACGATGAAGAGCACATTCTTGGAATCAAGATTGTTGGTGGTGATCATAGACTCAAG AACTACTCGTCAATTATGACTGTCCACCCTGAGGTTATTGATGGAAGGCCAGGAACTTTAGTCATAGAGTCATTTGTGGTGGATGTGCCTGATGGGAACACCAAGGATGAGACATGTTACTTTGTGAAGGCCCTCATCAAGTGCAATCTCAAATCTTTGGCTGATGTCTCAGAGAGGATGGCTGTGCAGGACTGTGTTGAACCGATCAACCGCTTCTGA